The following proteins are encoded in a genomic region of Actinomadura sp. NAK00032:
- a CDS encoding virginiamycin B lyase, whose translation MIIEEHVVAGRGGGPYAVTTGADGALWFTLVHGGGIGRLVPGEEPTIHRLDPACGPTIITTGPDGALWFTEYRAHRIGRIAPDGTVSEFALPAPDCGPYGIAAGPDGALWFTQTAADRIGRITTEGRVSEFPLPATGAFPSAITAGADGGMWFTLNQANAIGRIGMDGAIAVHPLPTEAAAPVGIAAGHDGCLWFVEIAAGQIGRMTTGGRVTEFALPDRTARPHAITPGPNGEQWFTEWGGNRVGSITGDGVIQVHDLPTPGSEPHGITLGPDGALWAALETGALARITP comes from the coding sequence TTGATCATCGAGGAGCACGTCGTAGCCGGTCGCGGCGGCGGCCCGTACGCGGTCACCACGGGCGCGGACGGCGCGTTGTGGTTCACGCTCGTCCACGGCGGCGGTATCGGCCGGCTCGTCCCCGGGGAGGAGCCCACCATCCACCGGCTCGATCCGGCGTGCGGGCCGACGATCATCACGACCGGGCCGGACGGGGCGCTGTGGTTCACCGAATACCGGGCGCACCGGATCGGCCGGATCGCCCCCGACGGCACGGTCTCGGAGTTCGCGCTGCCCGCCCCGGACTGCGGCCCGTACGGCATCGCCGCCGGGCCGGACGGGGCCTTGTGGTTCACCCAGACCGCCGCCGACCGGATCGGCCGGATCACCACCGAGGGCCGGGTCAGCGAGTTCCCGCTCCCCGCCACCGGCGCGTTCCCCTCCGCGATCACCGCCGGCGCGGACGGCGGCATGTGGTTCACCCTGAACCAGGCCAACGCGATCGGGCGGATCGGCATGGACGGAGCGATCGCCGTCCACCCCCTGCCGACCGAGGCCGCCGCGCCGGTGGGCATCGCGGCCGGACACGACGGCTGCCTGTGGTTCGTCGAGATCGCCGCCGGGCAGATCGGCCGGATGACCACCGGCGGGCGGGTGACCGAGTTCGCGCTGCCCGACCGGACCGCCCGGCCGCACGCCATCACACCCGGCCCCAACGGCGAGCAGTGGTTCACCGAGTGGGGCGGCAACCGCGTCGGCTCCATCACCGGCGACGGCGTGATCCAGGTGCACGACCTGCCCACCCCCGGCTCGGAACCCCACGGCATCACCCTCGGCCCGGACGGCGCCCTGTGGGCGGCGCTGGAAACCGGCGCCCTCGCCCGCATCACCCCCTGA
- a CDS encoding CatB-related O-acetyltransferase encodes MSPDPTTVHPLPAHDRVVFLKPLVSSPAIVVGEYTYYDDPDHAPDFEHRNVLYAYGPERLIIGRYCAIASGTRFLMAGAEHPTMGVSTFPFTMFGGRWAERTLDVVTAMPSRGDTVVGNDVWFGYQSVVMPGVRIGDGAIIAAGAVVTADVPPYTIVGGNPAREIRRRFDGADVDRLHRAAWWDWPAGLVTEHARTIMAGTPADIEGIAVQHRLGESR; translated from the coding sequence TTGTCTCCCGACCCGACCACCGTCCACCCGCTGCCGGCCCACGACCGGGTGGTGTTCCTCAAACCGCTGGTCAGCTCGCCGGCGATCGTCGTGGGCGAGTACACGTACTACGACGATCCCGACCACGCGCCCGACTTCGAGCACCGCAACGTGCTCTACGCCTACGGACCCGAGCGGCTGATCATCGGCAGGTACTGCGCGATCGCGTCCGGGACCAGGTTCCTGATGGCCGGCGCCGAGCACCCGACGATGGGCGTGTCCACGTTCCCGTTCACCATGTTCGGCGGCCGGTGGGCCGAGCGGACCCTGGACGTCGTCACCGCCATGCCCAGCCGGGGCGACACCGTCGTCGGGAACGACGTGTGGTTCGGCTACCAGTCCGTCGTCATGCCCGGCGTGCGTATCGGCGACGGGGCCATCATCGCGGCCGGTGCGGTCGTCACGGCGGACGTACCGCCCTACACGATCGTGGGCGGCAATCCGGCGCGGGAGATCCGGCGCCGCTTCGATGGCGCCGACGTGGACCGGCTGCACCGTGCCGCCTGGTGGGACTGGCCCGCCGGCCTGGTCACCGAGCACGCCCGCACCATCATGGCCGGGACCCCGGCCGACATCGAGGGCATCGCCGTCCAGCACCGTCTCGGGGAGAGCCGTTGA
- a CDS encoding LysR family transcriptional regulator, producing MDRNEARVELRDIEIFLALAEELHFGRTAERLHVSQARVSQAIKKQERRIGAPLFDRTSRRVRITPAGEHLYRELSAGYRQIMDGIEAVSAAARGTSGTLTLGAMGPQAWMIQEAVELFRTRYPAVRIRHRDINPMDPLSLLRSGEIDLGLLWLPIREPDLTVGPVTHTSAPVLMVADTHPFAGRESIRLEDFGDCTFISPKSAVPAYVEEVFHPSHTPAGRPIRRGPRIASWHDLLTAVSSGQAVAATVAEAARFYPWPNLVYVPVRDAPRCRWALVWRTANRAPLLQAFAQTVRDLDTPG from the coding sequence ATGGATCGGAACGAGGCGCGAGTGGAGCTGCGCGACATAGAGATCTTCCTGGCCCTGGCCGAGGAACTGCACTTCGGCCGCACCGCCGAGCGGCTGCACGTCTCCCAGGCCCGCGTCAGCCAGGCGATCAAGAAGCAGGAGCGCCGCATCGGCGCCCCGCTGTTCGACCGCACCAGCCGCAGGGTGCGCATCACTCCCGCCGGAGAGCACCTGTACCGGGAGCTCAGCGCCGGCTACCGCCAGATCATGGACGGGATCGAGGCGGTGTCCGCCGCCGCCCGCGGCACCTCGGGGACGCTGACCCTGGGCGCCATGGGGCCGCAGGCCTGGATGATCCAGGAGGCGGTGGAGCTGTTCCGGACCCGTTACCCGGCCGTCCGGATCCGCCACCGGGACATCAACCCGATGGATCCCCTCTCCCTGCTCCGCTCCGGCGAGATCGACCTCGGACTGCTCTGGCTGCCGATCCGCGAACCCGACCTCACCGTCGGCCCGGTCACGCACACGTCCGCGCCCGTGCTCATGGTCGCCGACACCCACCCCTTCGCCGGGCGCGAATCCATTCGCCTGGAGGACTTCGGCGACTGCACCTTCATCTCGCCCAAGTCCGCGGTCCCGGCCTACGTCGAGGAGGTCTTCCACCCCTCCCACACCCCGGCCGGCCGTCCCATCCGACGCGGGCCGCGGATCGCGAGCTGGCACGACCTGCTGACGGCGGTGAGTTCGGGTCAGGCCGTCGCCGCGACCGTGGCCGAGGCCGCCCGCTTCTACCCCTGGCCCAACCTGGTCTACGTCCCCGTCCGCGACGCCCCGCGCTGCCGATGGGCGCTCGTCTGGCGCACCGCCAACAGAGCCCCGCTCCTCCAGGCTTTCGCCCAGACCGTCCGAGACCTCGACACCCCCGGCTAG
- a CDS encoding SigE family RNA polymerase sigma factor, producing the protein MNREARESFAAFVAARSGSLIRTAYVLAGDQHAAEDLLQNALAKTAARWGRVRDNPEGYVRRAMYNEQVNRWRRRRRESVVAEPPELPSASPDVDLRLALERALLALPPRKRAVLVLRYYEDLPEREVAAIMGCSVGTVRSQTHRAVARLRELAPDLAAHLTPTGSRP; encoded by the coding sequence TTGAACCGAGAGGCCCGCGAGAGCTTCGCCGCGTTCGTGGCGGCACGGTCCGGCAGCCTCATCCGGACGGCGTACGTGCTGGCCGGGGACCAGCACGCCGCTGAGGACCTGCTGCAGAACGCGCTGGCCAAGACGGCCGCGCGATGGGGCCGCGTGCGCGACAACCCGGAGGGCTACGTCCGCCGCGCCATGTACAACGAGCAGGTCAACCGGTGGCGCCGGCGGCGCCGCGAGTCGGTCGTCGCGGAGCCGCCGGAGCTGCCGTCCGCGAGCCCGGACGTCGACCTGCGGCTGGCGCTGGAACGCGCGCTGCTGGCGCTGCCGCCGCGCAAGCGGGCCGTGCTCGTCCTGCGCTACTACGAGGACCTGCCCGAACGCGAGGTCGCCGCGATCATGGGCTGCTCGGTCGGCACCGTCCGCAGCCAGACCCACCGCGCCGTCGCCCGGCTCCGGGAACTCGCTCCCGACCTGGCCGCCCATCTCACCCCCACCGGGAGCCGACCATGA
- a CDS encoding haloalkane dehalogenase: MPAIDVLDSTMYYEETGGGAPWVFLHGNPGSSRLWRNVLPAIGADARLLAPDLIGMGRSGKPGVPYRFGDHSRYLDAWFDRMGLEDVVLVGHDWGGSLAFDWAARHPGRVRGVAFFETIVRPMSWSELGEGPRSRAEAMRGAQGEALVLDQDFFVRTAFTGGVLDPLGEEELRAYLEPYPTRESRRPILEWARSLPLDGEPADVAERVEEYDRWLAASTDVPKLLLTFDSSPTLLINDQMIEWCAANIAALETEPCGPSGHHAPEDRPGAIAKAITAWAARHDL; encoded by the coding sequence ATGCCTGCGATCGATGTGCTCGACTCGACGATGTACTACGAGGAGACCGGCGGCGGCGCCCCCTGGGTCTTCCTGCACGGCAACCCCGGCTCGTCCCGGCTGTGGCGCAACGTGCTGCCCGCGATCGGCGCGGACGCCCGGTTGCTGGCCCCCGACCTCATCGGCATGGGGCGCTCGGGCAAGCCCGGCGTGCCGTACCGCTTCGGCGACCACAGCCGCTATCTGGACGCCTGGTTCGACCGGATGGGCCTTGAAGACGTGGTGCTGGTCGGCCACGACTGGGGCGGGTCGCTGGCCTTCGACTGGGCGGCCCGGCACCCCGGGCGCGTCCGCGGCGTGGCCTTCTTCGAGACGATCGTCCGTCCGATGTCCTGGAGCGAACTGGGCGAGGGCCCGCGTTCGCGAGCCGAGGCCATGCGGGGCGCGCAGGGCGAGGCACTCGTGCTCGACCAGGACTTCTTCGTGCGGACGGCCTTCACCGGCGGGGTGCTCGACCCGCTGGGCGAGGAGGAACTGCGGGCCTACCTGGAGCCCTACCCGACCCGCGAGAGCCGCCGCCCCATCCTGGAGTGGGCCCGCTCCCTCCCCCTCGACGGCGAACCCGCCGACGTGGCCGAACGCGTCGAGGAGTACGACCGGTGGCTCGCCGCCAGCACCGACGTGCCGAAGCTCCTGCTCACCTTCGACTCCTCCCCCACCCTCCTCATCAACGACCAGATGATCGAGTGGTGCGCCGCGAACATCGCCGCCCTGGAGACCGAGCCCTGCGGCCCGTCCGGACACCATGCCCCCGAGGACCGGCCCGGGGCCATCGCCAAGGCGATCACCGCCTGGGCCGCCCGCCACGACCTGTGA
- a CDS encoding MarR family transcriptional regulator, with protein sequence MSPTASLNPKIVGQAENAHEAVLARALATTDLTKQHWIALTLAATAGEPLGAGALAGRLTSALRSAEPAAAHRILGDLAAGGMLTAEHSVTPAGQELFARVRAETGQVIARAYAGIPAGDLQTAARVLELVTDRLDREAARTGA encoded by the coding sequence ATGTCCCCCACCGCGTCCCTGAACCCCAAGATCGTCGGCCAGGCCGAGAACGCGCACGAGGCCGTCCTGGCCCGGGCCCTGGCAACGACCGACCTCACCAAGCAGCACTGGATCGCGCTCACCCTGGCCGCCACCGCCGGGGAGCCGCTGGGCGCCGGCGCGCTGGCCGGGCGCCTCACCAGCGCCCTGCGCAGCGCCGAGCCCGCGGCCGCGCACCGGATCCTGGGCGACCTGGCCGCCGGCGGGATGCTCACCGCCGAGCACTCCGTCACCCCGGCCGGGCAGGAGCTGTTCGCGCGGGTCCGTGCCGAGACCGGGCAGGTCATCGCCCGCGCCTACGCCGGCATCCCCGCCGGCGACCTCCAGACGGCCGCCCGCGTCCTCGAACTGGTCACGGACCGCCTCGACCGAGAGGCCGCCCGCACCGGGGCCTGA
- a CDS encoding TetR/AcrR family transcriptional regulator has product MENTGKAPAHDGTATTAKDERSLPLRERKRLRTRRTLAETALRLFTAHGFEATTLEQLVEEAEVSKSTFFRAFPAKEAVAVEAEAEVWTAYTATLEERRLDGVILDELRDALTEVAVALDPGWDRRYVATRKLILASPALLAYVDYYRTGVERRVVACLAGKLGLDGDDMRLQVLAELTTTAWSVAARDWVRNNAHGGRDHLAQRLHGAFGAIPASLDLRASGTGEHRPGQ; this is encoded by the coding sequence ATGGAGAACACCGGGAAGGCCCCCGCCCACGACGGCACGGCCACGACCGCGAAAGACGAACGTTCTCTGCCGCTGCGCGAGCGCAAGCGGCTGCGCACGCGCCGCACCCTGGCCGAGACCGCGCTGCGCCTGTTCACCGCCCACGGCTTCGAGGCCACGACGCTGGAGCAGCTGGTGGAGGAGGCGGAGGTGTCCAAGAGCACCTTCTTCCGCGCCTTCCCCGCCAAGGAGGCCGTCGCCGTCGAAGCCGAGGCCGAGGTTTGGACGGCCTACACCGCCACGCTCGAGGAGCGCCGGCTGGACGGAGTGATCCTCGACGAGCTCCGCGACGCCCTCACCGAAGTCGCCGTCGCCCTGGACCCCGGCTGGGACCGGCGCTACGTGGCCACCCGCAAACTGATCCTCGCCTCACCGGCCCTGCTGGCCTACGTGGACTACTACCGCACCGGCGTCGAACGCCGGGTCGTCGCCTGCCTGGCCGGCAAGCTCGGCCTCGACGGCGACGACATGCGCCTCCAGGTCCTCGCCGAGCTCACCACCACGGCCTGGAGCGTCGCCGCCCGCGACTGGGTCCGCAACAACGCCCACGGCGGCCGCGACCACCTCGCCCAGCGTCTCCATGGCGCCTTCGGCGCCATCCCCGCAAGCCTGGACCTGCGAGCATCGGGCACCGGCGAACACCGTCCCGGCCAGTGA
- a CDS encoding SDR family oxidoreductase, whose product MPTLAIVGAGPGLGLAIARTFGSRGFDVALVARTKEKLETLADQLGREGVTAAGFPADILDRASLIDALDAARARFGGIDVLEYSPAPHSPVPGLTVAAPSQVTVDNLQPMIEYGFYGAVTAAQTVLPAMREAGSGTLLFTTGGGSVDPVPMFGNANAAQAALRNWVINLSKELAGSGVHAAHVAVNVWIGGGGPEGGPTATPEQIAPLYWDLYENRDRSEAVFNA is encoded by the coding sequence ATGCCCACTCTCGCCATCGTCGGCGCCGGCCCCGGCCTGGGCCTGGCCATCGCCCGCACCTTCGGCAGCCGCGGTTTCGACGTCGCCCTGGTCGCCCGTACCAAGGAGAAGCTGGAAACGCTCGCCGACCAGCTCGGCCGGGAAGGCGTCACGGCCGCCGGGTTCCCCGCCGACATCCTCGATCGCGCCTCACTGATAGATGCCCTGGACGCGGCGAGGGCCCGCTTCGGCGGCATCGACGTACTGGAGTATTCGCCGGCCCCGCACTCCCCCGTGCCCGGCCTCACCGTGGCCGCTCCCTCGCAGGTCACGGTGGACAATCTGCAGCCGATGATCGAGTACGGCTTCTACGGCGCCGTGACGGCGGCCCAGACGGTGCTGCCCGCGATGCGCGAGGCGGGCTCCGGGACCTTGCTGTTCACCACCGGCGGCGGTTCCGTGGACCCGGTGCCGATGTTCGGCAACGCCAACGCGGCCCAGGCGGCTCTGCGCAACTGGGTGATCAACCTGAGCAAGGAGCTGGCGGGCAGCGGCGTGCACGCCGCCCACGTAGCGGTCAACGTCTGGATCGGCGGGGGCGGCCCGGAAGGCGGCCCGACGGCCACGCCCGAGCAGATCGCGCCCCTGTACTGGGACCTGTACGAGAACCGCGACCGCTCCGAGGCCGTCTTCAACGCCTGA
- a CDS encoding helix-turn-helix domain-containing protein, with product MQDSAGTGMAASVGPCASIPADQMDFVRQVLDRVGDKWSMLIIAVLESGPMRYTDVQRQIPGISQRMLTHTLRRLVQDGLISRTAYAEVPPRVEYALAPLGGGLNEVVKQLIGWAADHHDEIRANRSRAASAPRS from the coding sequence ATGCAGGACAGTGCGGGTACCGGGATGGCGGCCTCGGTCGGGCCGTGCGCGAGCATCCCCGCCGATCAGATGGACTTCGTCCGCCAGGTGCTCGACCGGGTGGGCGACAAGTGGAGCATGTTGATCATCGCCGTCCTGGAGAGCGGCCCGATGCGCTACACCGACGTGCAGCGCCAGATCCCGGGCATCTCCCAGCGCATGCTGACCCACACCCTCCGCCGACTCGTCCAGGACGGGTTGATCAGCCGGACCGCCTATGCCGAGGTGCCACCGCGCGTCGAGTACGCGCTCGCCCCGCTCGGCGGCGGCCTGAACGAGGTCGTCAAGCAGTTGATCGGCTGGGCGGCCGACCACCACGACGAGATCCGCGCCAACCGTTCCCGTGCCGCGTCGGCGCCCCGGTCCTGA